ATGAAGATTTTGGTACTGAGGTATTTGAATTTGTTGCAGATGTTTCTCAAAAAGCTGAGGTAAAAGCATTTGGAGATTTTGTTCTTAATCTAAAAATCCCTCCTACAATACTGGTTAATAATGCAGGTGTTTTTATTCCGGGAAAAATTTTGGAAGAACCTGACGAAAATCTCGAAAATATGCTTTCAACAAATCTTTTGAGTGCGTATTATCTTTCAAAAGCTATAGTGCCAGTTATGATAGATCTACCTTTGGCACATATTTTTAATATATCATCTATTGCTGGAATCGAAGCCTATGCATCAAGTGGATCGTATTCAATTTCGAAATTTGCCATGATGGGGCTGGGAAAAAGCCTGAGGGAAGAATTAAAGACCAGCAATGTTAGAGTTACTTCAATATTGCCTGGTGCCACATTAACTGACAGCTGGGCAGGAGTCGAGCTACCTGACAGCCGCTTTATGAAAGGAAGTGACATTGCAGAGGTACTATGGTCGGCTTTTAGTCTTTCTGCAAGTGCTACTGTCGAAGAAATTATTTTAAGACCACAACCCGGTGATATTTAAACAGAATTTTTTGAGTGGTCAATTTTCTTTAAATTGCATCGTTTTTATAAAAATTGAATTTTAAAATTATAAATGGAATTATTACAGGAAGTAGCTAATATCTCGGGAAAACCAGGTCTGTTCAGAATCTTGAAACCCGGCCGTGGCGGCGTTATTGTTGAGTCACTAGACGCATTGAAGAAAAAAGAAATGATCAATGCCAATTCAAAAGTGTCGGTTTTGAAAGAAATTTCGGTTTATACTGAAGACATCAATAAGTCAACACCGCTTTCCGAAATCTTTATGAGTATTAAAGAGAATTTTAAAGATGGAATCGATATCAATCCCAAAGAAGCCAGCAATTCTGCCCTTTTTGATTTTATGGGAAAAGTAATGCCTGACTTTGACAGAGAAAGAGTATATGCTACCGATGTCAAAAAAATCATCAATTGGTTTAATATTCTAAACCAATACCTGCCCGAAGCCTTCGAGGCACCGAAAGAAGAAGAAGAGAAAAAATAAAATTTAGCCTAATCTTCACCGATTAGGCTTTTTTATAATATGTCATCACATCATATCGTAAGAGAAAAACAAGAACCGGCATTGATAATAGCCAATGGTGAGGCATGCTCAATGGAGCTCCTAAATCAGTTACTCGAATGGAGTCCATTTGTAGTAGTGCTCGACGGTGCTTATGAAAGAGTACATAATCTTGGAATCAAAATCGATGTAATACTTGGAGACTTTGACAGGATAGATTTTCAGAAAGAGTATCTTGGAAAAATACAATTTCCAATAGAAGTGATCCATACCCCTGACCAGGATAAAACCGACCTTGAAAAAGCCATAGATTTTTTAATTGACAGGGGATTCCCTGCTGCCAATATTGTATGGGCAACAGGACGCAGGGCCGACCATACTTTTGCCAATATTTCTATCCTTCCAAAATACTTAAAAACTATTAAACTAACTATTCTGGACGACTACTCAACTATATATCCTGTTGGTCCGCTGCCGGCCGTTTTCCGCAAGTGGTTTAAAGCTCAAACTCCCCTCTCATTAATCCCGATTTCCAGGGTATCTCACTTATCCACATCCAATCTAAAATATGAGCTAAAAAATGAAGAGTTAATTCTTGGAATACGCAATGGGAATAGCAATGAGGCACTTTCTGACGGAATTGTAGAGATTTCTTATCAGTCGGGGGATTTGTTGATAATGGAATGTAACGATTAATAATGAGACTATTAAATGTGGAAAACTGGAAAATTATTTTTTTCAGTTAAAAAAAAATTATACTTTTGCTAAACCAGATACCAAAAAGTAAATACTTCTTTAAAAAAAATAAATATCTATTTATTTCGCAAAAAAAATGTGGATAACTTTAAAAATAGCATTTTTTGAGGATTCATATTTTGCAAAATATTGATAATAAGACACAATAAATTTTTCCTGTTTTAAATCAATTGGATAATTCATTTTTCCAAATGTTTATGGGATTTTTTTTGTGCTTTTTTTAACCTAGTTTTGAATGATGGAATATTACCAATACTATTATTAAAATTAATTAAACTTTTACGCTAAAATTATTCGCCACTACTATGTACGTTATAAAAAGAGACGGAAGAAGAGAGTCAGTAAAATTTGACAAAGTAACAGCTAGAATCGAGAGGCTTTGCTATGGTCTTGACCCCGCTTTTGTACAACCTGTAGAAGTTGCTATGAAGGTCGTTTCCGGTATTTATGATGGTGTAACAACTTCGGAATTGGACAACCTTGCTGCGGAAACTGCAGCATCGATGACTACCAAACATCCCGATTACGCTACATTGGCTGCAAGAATAGCAATTTCAAATTTGCATAAGAATACTCAGAAGTCTTTTTCGGGTACAATGAAACAAATGTACCAGTACACTGACCCAAAAACTGGTGAAAACGCTTCATTGATTTCTAAAGAAACATGGAAGGTAATTAAAGACAATGCGGCATTGCTTGATTCATCAATAATCTATGACCGTGATTTTGGTTTTGATTATTTTGGATACAAAACCCTTGAGAAATCCTACCTGATGAAACTGAACGGTAAGATTGTTGAACGTCCTCAGCACATGCTCATGAGGGTTTCGGTAGGTATTCATGGTGAAAACATCGAAAAAGCCATTGAGACGTACAACTTACTGTCAGAAAGGTGGTTCACTCATGCTACGCCAACCCTATTTAATGCAGGTACACCAAAACCTCAGCTATCATCCTGTTTCCTTTTAACAATGAAAGATGATAGCATAGAAGGAATATATGATACATTAAAACAAACCGCCAAAATTTCTCAGTCAGCCGGTGGAATTGGTCTATCAATTCACAACGTAAGAGCTACTGGTAGCTATATTAAAGGCACTAATGGCACATCTAACGGTATAGTGCCGATGTTAAGGGTATTTAATGATACTGCAAGATACGTGGATCAGGGGGGGGGTAAAAGAAAAGGGTCTTTCGCCATTTATCTTGAACCATGGCATTCTGATATTTTTGAGTTTCTTGACCTAAAACGTAATCATGGAAAAGAGGAATTAAGAGCCAGAGATTTGTTTTTTGCTATGTGGATTCCCGATTTGTTTATGAAACGCGTGGAAGCCAACCAACAGTGGTCTTTGTTTTGCCCTCATGAATGTCCTGGTATGTCAGATACATACGGAGATGATTTTGAGAGACTTTATGAAAAATATGAATCGGAAGGTAAAGCAAGAAAGACCATTCAGGCTCAGGAATTATGGTTCCAGATATTAGAGTCTCAGGTGGAAACCGGTACACCATACATTTTGTATAAAGATTCAGCCAACAAAAAATCGAATCAAAAAAACCTGGGTACTATTAAGTCATCAAACCTTTGTACCGAGATCATCGAATATACAGCCCCTGATGAGGTAGCTGTTTGTAATCTGGCTTCAATTGCACTTCCAAAATTTGTCAAAAACGTTGACGGCGATGGACCATTAGGGTTTGATTTTCAAAAACTTTATGAAATCACTAAGGTAATCACTCGAAACTTAAACCGGGTTATTGATATCAACTATTATCCCGTTCCGGAAGCTGAAAAAAGCAATAAGCGTCATCGTCCGATAGGAATCGGAATTCAAGGATTGGCTGATGCGTTTATTATGCTGAAGTTTCCATTTGATAGTCAGCCGGCTCAAAAACTTAACAGAGACATTTTTGAGACTATATATTATGCTGCAATGGAAACCTCAATGGAGTTGGCCATTGAAGAAGGACCGTATGAAACCTGGGAAGGGTCACCAATTTCACAAGGTATATTCCAGTTTGATATGTGGGGCGTTACACCAGATTCCGGACTTTGGAATTGGGAAGAATTGCGTGAAAAAGTAATAAAAAATGGAGTTAGAAATTCATTGTTACTGGCACCCATGCCAACTGCTTCGACTAGTCAGATATTAGGCAATAACGAATGCTTTGAGCCTTATACGTCAAATATTTACACTCGTAGGGTATTGTCTGGTGAATTTGTGGTAGTAAACAAGCACCTGCTCCGCGACCTGGTGAAAATTGGGATGTGGAACGACACCATGAAAAACAAACTGATTGCAGCCAATGGGTCTGTGCAAAATATTAATGAAATTCCTGATAATTTAAAAGAACTCTATAAAACTGCCTGGGAAATCAAACAGAAAACCCTTATCGATATGTCGGCTGACCGTGGTGCATTTATATGCCAAAGCCAGTCGCTTAATATCTTTATGATGGATCCCAACTTCGCCAAACTTACTTCTATGCACTTCTATTCGTGGAAGGCCGGTCTAAAAACCGGAATGTACTACTTACGTACTAAAGCAGCAGTTGACGCCGTTAAGTTTACTGTGGACCGTCAGGCAATTGCCGAAACCACACCAGTAGTGGAGAAAATGGAAGAAAAACCATTGGACTACAACACGTATGCCAAAGAAAACGAGGCTAAAGTAAAAGCCGCCGCTTCATTTAAAATGAGCGAAGAAGAACAGAAATACGCAGCTATGCAGTGCTCATTAGATGATCCCGAAGGTTGTGTTATGTGTGGTTCTTGAGGGTTCCGACTTACAAATTTTGCTCTTTCTAAAATAAAAGACCGCCTGTAAGGCGGTTTTTTTTCAATAATCTTAATAAAGGATTTCTTTTTTATAAATTAATAATGATTCTTCTTTTATAAGATACTTAGTTTACTGAAGATAAGAGTTCAACAAGATCACAGCACTTATTTTATCAATATTGCCTTTCTCTCTCCTTTGTTTTTTGGTATGACCCGAATCTATCATACTTTGGAGGGCCATTTTAGAAGTAAATCTTTCGTCATGAAGAATTATTGAAATATCCGGAAATTTGGTTTTCAATTTTTCAAAAAAGTCTTTAACAAACTGAGTGGCATCTGTTTCTCTGGATTTGAGATCAGTGGGATATCCCAAAACGATTTTTTCAACAGGCTCTTTGCTGCAATACAGCTCCAAATAGCCCATAAGCTCTGATGTGGCGACGAAATCGAGTGC
The sequence above is a segment of the Cytophagaceae bacterium genome. Coding sequences within it:
- a CDS encoding SDR family oxidoreductase, translating into MEKLAVVSGGSRGIGKAIVRKLAENGFDVAVCGRIADSLSALKYEIYEDFGTEVFEFVADVSQKAEVKAFGDFVLNLKIPPTILVNNAGVFIPGKILEEPDENLENMLSTNLLSAYYLSKAIVPVMIDLPLAHIFNISSIAGIEAYASSGSYSISKFAMMGLGKSLREELKTSNVRVTSILPGATLTDSWAGVELPDSRFMKGSDIAEVLWSAFSLSASATVEEIILRPQPGDI
- a CDS encoding DUF5606 domain-containing protein, whose amino-acid sequence is MELLQEVANISGKPGLFRILKPGRGGVIVESLDALKKKEMINANSKVSVLKEISVYTEDINKSTPLSEIFMSIKENFKDGIDINPKEASNSALFDFMGKVMPDFDRERVYATDVKKIINWFNILNQYLPEAFEAPKEEEEKK
- a CDS encoding thiamine diphosphokinase, coding for MSSHHIVREKQEPALIIANGEACSMELLNQLLEWSPFVVVLDGAYERVHNLGIKIDVILGDFDRIDFQKEYLGKIQFPIEVIHTPDQDKTDLEKAIDFLIDRGFPAANIVWATGRRADHTFANISILPKYLKTIKLTILDDYSTIYPVGPLPAVFRKWFKAQTPLSLIPISRVSHLSTSNLKYELKNEELILGIRNGNSNEALSDGIVEISYQSGDLLIMECND
- a CDS encoding ribonucleoside-diphosphate reductase subunit alpha; this translates as MYVIKRDGRRESVKFDKVTARIERLCYGLDPAFVQPVEVAMKVVSGIYDGVTTSELDNLAAETAASMTTKHPDYATLAARIAISNLHKNTQKSFSGTMKQMYQYTDPKTGENASLISKETWKVIKDNAALLDSSIIYDRDFGFDYFGYKTLEKSYLMKLNGKIVERPQHMLMRVSVGIHGENIEKAIETYNLLSERWFTHATPTLFNAGTPKPQLSSCFLLTMKDDSIEGIYDTLKQTAKISQSAGGIGLSIHNVRATGSYIKGTNGTSNGIVPMLRVFNDTARYVDQGGGKRKGSFAIYLEPWHSDIFEFLDLKRNHGKEELRARDLFFAMWIPDLFMKRVEANQQWSLFCPHECPGMSDTYGDDFERLYEKYESEGKARKTIQAQELWFQILESQVETGTPYILYKDSANKKSNQKNLGTIKSSNLCTEIIEYTAPDEVAVCNLASIALPKFVKNVDGDGPLGFDFQKLYEITKVITRNLNRVIDINYYPVPEAEKSNKRHRPIGIGIQGLADAFIMLKFPFDSQPAQKLNRDIFETIYYAAMETSMELAIEEGPYETWEGSPISQGIFQFDMWGVTPDSGLWNWEELREKVIKNGVRNSLLLAPMPTASTSQILGNNECFEPYTSNIYTRRVLSGEFVVVNKHLLRDLVKIGMWNDTMKNKLIAANGSVQNINEIPDNLKELYKTAWEIKQKTLIDMSADRGAFICQSQSLNIFMMDPNFAKLTSMHFYSWKAGLKTGMYYLRTKAAVDAVKFTVDRQAIAETTPVVEKMEEKPLDYNTYAKENEAKVKAAASFKMSEEEQKYAAMQCSLDDPEGCVMCGS
- the ruvX gene encoding Holliday junction resolvase RuvX, whose product is MGRILALDLGKKRTGLAVTDPLKIIATALDFVATSELMGYLELYCSKEPVEKIVLGYPTDLKSRETDATQFVKDFFEKLKTKFPDISIILHDERFTSKMALQSMIDSGHTKKQRREKGNIDKISAVILLNSYLQ